One genomic segment of Mycolicibacterium chubuense NBB4 includes these proteins:
- a CDS encoding acyl-CoA dehydrogenase family protein: MLLEFDADQRLWQETVRDAVSKQCPPSLIRDIAENGVDPAPLWTGYLDAGWTELTDPDNAVELAIVLEELGRATDPTPFLATVTQFAPLVGERFDPQSSGAAVYTGVTAVRDAQGWVLNGTDRFVLDGDRAERVAVVTPGGVFLIGGNQLTTRRVDVFDPVLHVAEVSFAGVRVAESERLPVDVERARHLALMGMAITMVGACQRILDLALEHAKSRQQFGVAIGTFQAIQHKAADMHVAIERARALSYFSALTIAADDPRRRLAAAMAKASAGECQALVFRHGLQTFGAMGFTWENDLQFALKRAKAGELMLGGAAEHRALIAAEYGRDL; this comes from the coding sequence ATGCTGTTGGAATTCGATGCCGATCAGCGGCTGTGGCAGGAAACCGTGCGGGACGCGGTGTCCAAGCAGTGCCCGCCCTCGCTGATCCGTGACATCGCCGAGAACGGCGTCGATCCGGCGCCCTTGTGGACCGGTTACCTGGACGCCGGCTGGACCGAGCTCACCGATCCGGACAACGCCGTCGAGCTCGCGATCGTCCTCGAGGAGCTCGGGCGCGCCACCGATCCCACACCGTTTCTGGCCACCGTCACGCAGTTCGCCCCGTTGGTGGGTGAGCGCTTCGACCCGCAGAGCTCGGGTGCGGCGGTGTACACCGGGGTCACCGCGGTCCGCGATGCCCAGGGGTGGGTGCTCAACGGCACCGACCGGTTCGTGCTCGACGGGGATCGTGCCGAACGCGTCGCGGTGGTGACACCCGGCGGCGTTTTCCTGATCGGCGGGAACCAGCTGACCACCCGCCGCGTCGACGTGTTCGATCCGGTGCTCCACGTGGCCGAGGTCTCGTTCGCCGGCGTGCGCGTCGCCGAGTCCGAGCGCCTACCCGTCGACGTCGAGCGCGCCCGGCACCTCGCGCTGATGGGAATGGCGATCACCATGGTCGGCGCCTGTCAGCGCATCCTCGATCTGGCCCTCGAGCACGCCAAGAGCCGCCAGCAGTTCGGCGTGGCGATCGGCACGTTCCAGGCCATCCAGCACAAGGCCGCCGACATGCACGTGGCGATCGAGCGGGCCCGGGCGCTGTCGTACTTCTCCGCGTTGACCATCGCTGCCGACGACCCGCGCCGGCGGCTCGCCGCGGCCATGGCCAAAGCGTCGGCGGGGGAGTGCCAGGCACTGGTCTTCCGCCACGGCCTGCAGACATTCGGCGCCATGGGGTTCACCTGGGAGAACGACCTGCAGTTCGCGCTCAAGCGGGCCAAGGCGGGCGAACTGATGCTGGGCGGAGCAGCCGAGCACCGAGCTCTGATCGCGGCGGAGTACGGGAGGGATCTGTAG
- a CDS encoding amidohydrolase family protein, translating to MTVTETRERVPAAERIAIRCVDSDVHPMPRRGELLEYIPEPWRTKYFTNHKVGELIYYDAPDYAHAYAMRVDTFPKDGEFAGSDPDLMLKQLVMEAGADVVILEPTDRIARLPEATAAMSSAVNSWLANHWLDSHNNWHQRWRGSICAAIEEPELAAREIEKWAGHPYMAQILIKAEPRPSWGHPRYDPIWAAATKHDITVSCHLSRGTYETLPMPPVGLPSYNHDFMVSYSLTAANQVMSLIFDGVFDRFPTLRIVFVEHAFTWILPLMWRMDAIYDKRRQWLDIKRKPSDYVKDHIKFTTQPLDYPEDKTELSRAFEWMECEKILLYSSDYPHWTFDDPRWLVKHLPEHAREAVMFKNGIQTYKLPETVPALEGQVRVF from the coding sequence ATGACGGTCACAGAGACTCGCGAACGGGTACCTGCAGCCGAGCGCATCGCCATCCGGTGTGTCGACTCCGACGTGCATCCGATGCCCCGCCGCGGCGAGCTGCTGGAGTACATCCCGGAACCGTGGCGCACCAAGTACTTCACCAATCACAAGGTCGGCGAGCTGATCTACTACGACGCGCCCGACTACGCCCACGCCTACGCGATGCGCGTCGACACCTTCCCCAAGGACGGCGAATTCGCCGGCAGCGACCCCGACCTGATGCTCAAGCAGCTGGTCATGGAGGCCGGTGCCGACGTCGTCATCCTCGAACCCACCGATCGCATCGCACGGTTGCCCGAGGCGACCGCGGCGATGTCGTCGGCGGTGAACAGCTGGCTGGCCAACCACTGGCTCGACAGCCACAACAACTGGCATCAGCGCTGGCGCGGATCGATCTGTGCGGCGATCGAAGAGCCCGAGCTCGCCGCCCGCGAGATCGAGAAGTGGGCCGGGCACCCGTACATGGCGCAGATCCTGATCAAGGCCGAGCCGCGCCCGTCGTGGGGTCATCCGCGCTACGACCCGATCTGGGCGGCGGCGACCAAGCACGACATCACGGTGAGCTGCCACCTGTCCCGCGGCACCTACGAGACGCTGCCGATGCCGCCGGTGGGGTTGCCGAGCTACAACCACGACTTCATGGTCAGCTACTCGCTGACCGCGGCCAACCAGGTGATGAGCCTGATCTTCGACGGGGTCTTCGACCGCTTCCCGACCCTGCGCATCGTGTTCGTCGAGCACGCCTTCACCTGGATCCTGCCGCTGATGTGGCGGATGGACGCCATCTACGACAAGCGCAGGCAGTGGCTCGACATCAAGCGCAAACCCAGCGACTACGTCAAAGACCACATCAAGTTCACCACCCAGCCGCTGGACTACCCCGAGGACAAGACCGAACTGTCCCGGGCGTTCGAGTGGATGGAGTGCGAGAAGATCCTGCTGTACTCCAGCGACTACCCGCACTGGACCTTCGACGACCCGCGCTGGCTGGTCAAACACCTGCCCGAACACGCCCGCGAAGCGGTCATGTTCAAAAACGGCATCCAGACCTACAAACTGCCGGAGACCGTCCCGGCCCTCGAGGGCCAGGTTCGGGTCTTCTAG
- a CDS encoding amidohydrolase family protein, translating into MIEISHGAQTLSVPVIDASVHIFFGSNKDLRRNFLREPFSSRGFPDYEMDWYGAPGGEYAAGTTGPDREYPGSDVGIVAEHLFADRGVDVAVLHPMTRGIMPDRHLGTAIASAHNEMMVSRWLDDERYGERFRGTLRVNPDDIAGALREIAKYKDHPRVVQIGIPLQSRELYGKPQYWPLWEAAAEANLPVAVHIETGEGIASPPTPNGHTLTYEHFLSFMSLNYVYHLMNMIAEGVFERFDTLRFVWADGAADLLTPFIWRMDCFGRPHLEQTPWAPKIPSDYLPGHVYFVQGGLDGPGDAEFAGEWFGFTGKDRMVMFGSSYPHWHMNELTVPATFTDEQRDRLCWRNAAELYGIDIPVGSVAQ; encoded by the coding sequence GTGATCGAGATCAGCCACGGCGCGCAGACGCTGTCCGTGCCCGTCATAGATGCCAGCGTGCACATCTTCTTCGGCTCCAACAAGGACTTGCGCCGGAACTTCCTGCGCGAACCGTTCAGCAGCCGCGGGTTCCCCGACTACGAGATGGACTGGTACGGCGCGCCCGGCGGTGAGTACGCCGCCGGCACCACCGGACCGGACCGCGAGTACCCCGGCTCGGATGTCGGCATCGTCGCCGAGCACCTTTTCGCCGACCGCGGCGTCGACGTTGCAGTGCTGCACCCGATGACCCGCGGGATCATGCCCGACCGGCACCTGGGCACGGCGATCGCGTCGGCGCACAACGAGATGATGGTGTCGCGCTGGCTGGACGACGAGCGCTACGGGGAGAGATTCCGCGGCACTCTCCGTGTCAATCCCGATGACATCGCCGGCGCTCTGCGCGAGATCGCCAAGTACAAGGACCATCCCCGCGTCGTGCAGATCGGCATCCCGCTGCAGTCCCGGGAGCTGTACGGCAAGCCGCAGTACTGGCCGCTGTGGGAGGCCGCCGCCGAGGCGAATCTGCCTGTCGCGGTGCACATCGAGACCGGTGAGGGCATCGCGTCTCCGCCCACCCCGAACGGGCACACGCTGACCTACGAGCACTTCCTGTCGTTCATGTCGCTGAACTACGTCTACCACCTGATGAACATGATCGCCGAGGGCGTGTTCGAGCGGTTCGACACCCTGAGGTTCGTCTGGGCCGACGGAGCGGCCGACCTGTTGACGCCGTTCATCTGGCGGATGGACTGCTTCGGCCGCCCCCATCTGGAGCAGACGCCCTGGGCGCCGAAGATCCCCAGCGACTATCTGCCGGGCCACGTGTACTTCGTACAGGGCGGCCTCGACGGACCCGGTGACGCCGAATTCGCCGGAGAGTGGTTCGGCTTCACCGGGAAAGACCGCATGGTGATGTTCGGCTCCAGCTATCCGCACTGGCACATGAACGAACTGACGGTGCCCGCGACGTTCACCGACGAGCAGCGCGACAGGCTGTGCTGGCGCAACGCCGCCGAGCTCTACGGCATAGACATTCCGGTCGGTTCGGTCGCACAGTAG
- a CDS encoding Rieske (2Fe-2S) protein, protein MNDAQKTPRLAQGREHVVATVDEIPPGTHKLVPIGRHGVGVYNVNGTFYAIANYCPHEGGPLCSGRARGRNIVDENVPGDAVMVRDMEFIYCPWHQWGFELATGTTAVKPEWSIRTYPVRVVGDDVLVQA, encoded by the coding sequence GTGAACGACGCACAGAAGACGCCCCGGCTGGCCCAGGGGCGCGAACACGTCGTCGCCACCGTCGACGAAATCCCGCCCGGCACACACAAACTGGTACCGATCGGCCGCCACGGGGTCGGGGTGTACAACGTCAACGGCACCTTCTACGCGATCGCCAACTACTGCCCGCACGAAGGCGGTCCGCTGTGTTCGGGCCGTGCCCGGGGCCGCAACATCGTCGACGAGAACGTGCCCGGCGATGCCGTGATGGTGCGCGACATGGAGTTCATCTACTGCCCCTGGCACCAGTGGGGATTCGAACTCGCCACCGGGACCACTGCGGTCAAACCCGAGTGGAGCATCCGGACCTATCCCGTTCGCGTGGTGGGCGACGACGTGTTGGTGCAGGCATGA